TATTATGAATCTAAAGGGAGAGTGGAATTATGTTGTACAAACAAAGTATTAAAAAACAGCCAAATGTAGTAGTAGCTAAATATCCTAAAAAAGAGGTTTGTCCGCCGAAGAAAAGTGATTGTGTAAAGGTTAGCAATGGAAGTATTAGCACCTGTGAAAACACACCAACACCTATAACTGCCGTGACTTCCGGTGCAGTAGTTAAAGTACCTGTTGTGTTAGCTGAATTAACAGTCCAAATTGATGTTAGTTCAATTATTGATCTTCCTGAAAAAGCATTAGAAATCAAGGACATTAAGAAACGCTTAAAGATCACTCAATGCTTATTGCTTCAAAACACCAATAAACTTTTCATCAAAGGATTTGTCCGTAAAAACATTGAATATGCAACATGTGATTGTGCAAATGATCAAGGTTTCTGTGGAAATATCCGCCACTGTACAGTGGATGTTCCTTTTGAATGTACAACACCAGTTACTTTCAACGGGGCTAATCCATTGCCGGTAATCGGAACAACTAGAGAAGAATTTGAGTACTTTAGAAGAGAAGATTTAAAACAACCTAAATTTGCTGATAAAGATGAACTGCTTTCAGGCGACTTTTCTGAGTTTAACCAAATCAGCACAGAATTTTTTAATGAGCTTCCATTCTGTGAACTAATCAGCAGCAGAATTGTAGAATTTGATGAGTTTCTCAACAGAAAACGTCCAGAAAAGAGTAAACTTCCTTTCGAAGAAAAATACTTTGATAAAATAGAAGAAAAAATGGTTATCTTTGTAACTTTAAAAGTGTTGCAAAACCAACAAGTAGCTGTTCCTGCTGTAGATATGGTCGAAGATGCAGATTGTGGTTGCTAGACAAAGAATTTAATAAAAAATATACCTTAACAGTTTAACTGTTAAGGTATATTTTTTATTTGTGTATTATTTCTGAGTTTTGATCTTTTTCCAGTGGTCTTTAATGGATTGCTCAAATTTATTTTTTCCATATTCATAGTAGGTTTTATCTTTTAAATTATCAGGCATATATTGCTGTTTAACATAATGATTAGGGTAATCATGGGGATAGAGATACTTGGTTTTGTTATGAACAGCTATATTGGCGTGGGTATCACATAAATGAGGGGGAATTGTCCCTACATCTAATCTGTGTAAATCATCTAATGCAGCATTGATGGCTGTATAGGCTGTATTGGATTTGGGCAATATGGACAATAACACAGTAGCTTGGGCTAAAGGGATTCTTGCCTCTGGGAAGCCAAGCTGGAGAGCAGCATCTACGCAGGCTTTGACGATTACTATTGCTTGAGGATAGGCTAAGCCGATATCCTCCGATGCTATAACCAGCAATCTTCTACAAATTGCGTTTAAGTCTCCACTTTCTACTAGACGTGCAAGAGCATGGGTACTTGCATCTGGATCAGACCCCCGAATGCTTTTTTGAAAATAACTTAGCAAGTTATAATGACCATCTCCATTTCTATCATAATTTATAATTTTACTCTGTGAACATTCTTTAGCTTTTTCCATATCAATAAAAATTTCTTGCGAATTATGCAATGCATAGGTATTAATGACGAGTTCCAAAGTATTGAGGGCTCTCCTCAAATCACCGCTAGACACTTCAGAAATATATTTTAGTGCAGTTATATCATAATTTATTTGTATGGATTTTTCTTCCTTTACTAAAGATATAGCTCTTTTCAAACTTTCGATGATATGATCAACGGTTAATTCTTTAAATTCAATCGTAATACATCTGCTAAGTATTGCTTTAAAAATTGAAAAATTTATGTTCTCCGTTGTACTGCCTATAAGTGTTATATCACCATTTTCTATAAATTCAAGAATAGACTGCTGTTGACGTTTATTTAGATAATGAATCTCATCTATGTAAAGTAATATACCATTCAAAGAATCTATTGTACCGATTTGTGCAATGATGTGTTTAATATCATCCGTATTCGCTTGTGTACCGTTAAGCTTAAAAAACTTTTTGTGAGAATTTTTCGCTAAAATATTTGCTAAAGTTGTCTTGCCTGTTCCTGAAGGACCATAAAAGATCATATTAGGAATTATTTTAGAGGCTAGAATTCTGTTTATTAGTTTTTTTTCGCCAATAATATGCTCTTGACCAACTAGATCTTCTAATCGAGACGGTCTAATTTTATCAGCTAATGGTTTCATGAAACGATTCGCTCCTTAGAATTTATATTTTATTTATGAACACTTACTATTATAGCAGAAGAATACAGCGTAGGATAAGTGAAATTACAAAAAGTCCTCTTCAAAGTTGCACAGAGGACTTTATAAATTGTAACGGGTTATTATAGTACGTGATTAAGAATTTTAATATGCTAGGGGCTACATTTGCAGACCTTTGATATTAAAATTCAATTATAGAATCACATATCTATGCTGATAACATATATTAGAAGTAAATATCAAATGATCTATATCAACTTGGGAGGAATGGTTACTATGCAACAAAAAAGTATAATAGATAAGTATTATATTGCTGTATTTGATTCTAGAAACCATGCTATGCAGCTACACCAACATTTGAAAAAAATGAATCTTAATCAATTTCAATTAATTTCTACCCCATGTAAAATTAAAGCAGGTTGTAGCTATTCAATAAAATTTTTAAACTTAGAAGACGCAAAGGTATTAATGGAAGAAGCAGATAAAATGAAAAAGAAAATTTCAAGTATTTATAGTGCTGAAAGAATTAACAAAGCTAGAGTATTAAAAAAATTAAAATCTATTTAAAAAGATTTTTAATACGGCTTATGAAACTAAAGTTTTCCTCCATATATTGCATTGCTTCATTCTGTAAAATTAAATATTCATCCTTATATTCATTAAGCTTATCTTCCATTGTACTAAATTTTTCTTGTAAATGAATTAGTTCTTCTTGGATACCAGCTTTTTCTTCATTTAATAGCGAGATGTGTTGATCCATTTGTTGAAGTTTATTGCACAGCAATTCTTTTGAAGACAGGTAACTGGTGAAAGAAGGTGTATTGCTAGATTGGGTATTTTTTTCATCTAGGACCATTCTAACTTCCTCCAATTTTTCCAGCTCTTTTACCAATCTAGTAATATGAATTTCAATATGTTCTAGAAGTACTTTAAAATCAACAATTTCGGCTTTGGTTATTCCGTGGTCATATAAATTTTCATCCTCTTCATTCTTACTAGGGTCAGGCGTATTTAAAGGTTCCTGCGGGATCTCTGAAGGATTTTTTTCTTCAATTTCATTTTGTTCTATTGGAGAAGAGGTATTCTCTGAGGTATTCTCTATAGTTGTTGGACTAGATATATGTGTTTTAATGTTAATATTGGTAGCAGATTTTGTAGGCATAAGTTTTGTTCCAAATATTGTTATCGTATCGTTTAAAATTTCTCCATAAACATAGTGAATTTTATAATGATGTTTTTCACTTTCATGGTTACTAGAATATCTAATCAGCGAGGGATTGTTAGTTTTATAAGCTTTGGTTCTGCTAATAGATGTCCAGTTGATACCATAATCTTCTGAAATGATCTCGTTGATGATATTTCCTTGTTTGCTAAAAACCTTTAGAAAGCCTCCTTCTTGCAGAAGAATAGGGGATAGATTGTTGGCATTCTTACTAGATAAAGTCTTAGGGTTGGACCATCGAGACTTATGATGAATGATATTTGCCTTGTTTTTATATTTCAGCGTGAAATTGTTTTTTTCAATAACACACCAGATTAAGTGAAGATTATCTTTTTTATCTATTAGCATATAGGAGTGGGAATGATCTTCTTGTAAATTACTAATTAACTCAGCATTACTCCATTTTTTATTAAAAGCGCTAAACTTGCTATAATACAACTGATGGTTATTCCTGTAGAAGACCTTATATAGGATATGGAGGTTATTCATGCTATCGACATCCACTTTGTAAGGACTTGGATATTTACCGGTAAGATAAGTGGTAATCGTTGATTTATTTATATCCTTTTCGTTCCAATATAGATGTTCAATAGAAGAGACCATCGGATTTAGCAAGTTGGTTTTCATACAAAAAATATGGGTATAGTCATTGCGTATTAATAGAAATAAGTATCTGTAGATATTAGATTTGACATCAAGTTTGGTAATAGACTTATGATTCCAATAGCTATCTGAACCCATATAATAAAGCATATTGCCTTGTTTGGTTATGCAAATTAAATGAAGCTGATTTTTTGAATCAATGGTTGCTGAAAAATCTATGATGATTTCAGTAACTAAACTTTCTGTTTTTATTAAAGTACCAAGATCGTTATAAAGGTGATACTGGATTTCTTTATTTTCATTTAGGTAAAAGTAATAAGAAAAATTTTCTTGTGTTTTTACAAGACAGTGTTGCGTTTGGTAAGATAGATGCATATATTTCACATCCTTTTTTTATTCTATATATCACAAATATTTATTTATTCCATACTATGATAGTAAAAGTTAATTTATTATTAATTTATAAGTTATTTATAATTAAAATCAAGTAAGGGGGAATAAAAGTGAGTGAAATAATCAACCCAGATATTAGCCTACAGCAAGACCCATATTTTCCAGACTTTCAGCCAGTGTGTATTATAGCTGACAAGGTTTATGCACATTGCCAACAAAGAGAATGTTTTGAAGAAATTGCTGTACAGCTTCCAGAAGGGGGACCTTTTGAGTTTGTAAACATTACCTTCAATGCAGGAGAAATTATCGATGGGACACTTATGATAACGCCAATAAAAAATCGACCAAACTTTAGTAGAGTACGTTTTAGAGTGAGAATTACTTTTGTATTACAGGTGAGAAACACAATGACAGGTGTTGTCATAAGTATTCCTGGAGAATTACCAAAGATTCAAAAAGACATTGTATTATTTATGCCAGAAGCAAGAGATGAATTTGAGTTCCAAATTGTGATAGAGACAGCATCACAACTTTTAACAGAGCCGATGCAAGAAAAAGAATGTTTGGTATTTGCAGTAGGCGTATTTATTATAATAAAAGTAGTAGGTAAAGTGCAACTACTTATACCAGAATTCGGATTCTGCCCCGAGCCACCAGAATGTGAAGATTTTAATGGGGAATTGGTTTGTATTGAATTCGAAACAGTACCATTTCCAGATTTTTTCCCTAGACAATTAGAAAATATTCCTACGGATGAGTTGTCTTAGAAAATGATTGATCCTTCGGTGTATTGTTAAGACGTCCACTTCTAAGTGAGCAAACGAAGTGACTAACACCAAATCAAAGGTTTGGGTTATCTACTTTATGTAAGTGGGGAGATCAAGCACTACATCCTTGAAGTAAATTCGGCTGCAATTTAGGGGAGTAAAAGCTCCCCCCTGAATTAAATTTCATTTTATATAAACTTTTCAGTTAAGCAATAAGACAGCATAAAATAATTTCGGAGAATTCTTTAAACAAAAAGAATTCTCTTTTTATGATGATTTCTTTTGTTTAAACTGTAACACAAAGTTAATGACCACATATAATAATATTGTATAGGAAATTAGCATGAGTAAGGAGGGTATAAAATGGACTCATTAAATCTGCAGCAAGATCCATATTTTCCAGATTTTCAGCCGGTGTGTATTATAGCAGATAAAGTTTATGCACACTGCCAGCAAAGAGAATGTTTTGAAAAAGTTGGTGTGCCACTTCCAGATGGAGAACCTTTTGAATTTGTAGACATCACTTTCAATGCAGGAGAAATTATTGAAGGAACACTTATGGTAACACCAATAAAAAATCGCCCAAACTTTAGTAGAGTACGTTTTAAAGTAGGTATTACTTTTACATTAAGAGTGAAAAGTACTGAGACGGGTATGGTTGTGTGTATACCTGGAGCACTACCTCCAATACAAAAGGATATTGTGTTATTTATACCAGAAGCAAGAGATGAGTTTGTATTCAAAATTGTGATCGAAACAGCGTCACATCTTTTAACAGAACCAATGCAAGAAAATCAGAACTTTGTGTTTGCGGTAGGGATATTTATTATAATAAAAGTAGTAGGAAAAGTACAACTACTTATACCAGAATTTGGATTCTGTCCTGAACCACCAGAATGTGAAGAATTTGCCCCCGATGACATATGTGAAGTATTTGAAATGGAACCATTCCCTCCATTCTTCCCGAAACAGCTTGAAGATATGAATGAGGAAGAATTCTTTTAAAATAAAAAACTGCCTAAGGCAGTTTTTTATTCTATATAGAAAACAGAATTATTTTTGAATAAACATTTGCGTATAATGTCTATTTTGAATACCTATTCCAATATGTGTAAAGTTTGGATTAAGAATATTCTTTCTGTGTCCCTCTGAATTCATAAAAGCATTATGAGCACCACTTACACTAGAATTAATAGCAATGTTTTCAGCAGCAGATCTATATTGAATACCAAAATTTTTCATCATATCAAAAGGTGATCCATAGGTTGGTGAAGTATGAGAAAAATAATTGTTATCCTGCATGTCTTTAGATTTTACTCTTGCTACATAAGATAAATCTACATCAATCGCTAAGGGTTTTAGCCCAGCTTGTTTTCTAGCTTGGTTTACATATTCAACCATTTCAATTTCAGCAGCTGTTAAGGCATGTCTAGCATTTGATGTGTTTTGCGCAGGGGTAGATGGATTTGCAGGCTGAGTTTCTGCTGGTGTTGGTTGCTGTTGTGGTGCAGCTGGAGGAGGTGTTGTTTGATTTGCAGCTGGTGTTTCTGCTACTTGAGGTTGTTCTACAGAATTATTTTCAGGTGCACTAGCTTCTGGTGTCGCAGGTGCGCTATTTCGAACAAATCTTACAGCATTAAATCTATATTTATTATTAAAGCTGGTATTTGTTCTT
The sequence above is drawn from the Clostridium formicaceticum genome and encodes:
- a CDS encoding DUF3343 domain-containing protein — its product is MQQKSIIDKYYIAVFDSRNHAMQLHQHLKKMNLNQFQLISTPCKIKAGCSYSIKFLNLEDAKVLMEEADKMKKKISSIYSAERINKARVLKKLKSI
- a CDS encoding replication-associated recombination protein A, translated to MKPLADKIRPSRLEDLVGQEHIIGEKKLINRILASKIIPNMIFYGPSGTGKTTLANILAKNSHKKFFKLNGTQANTDDIKHIIAQIGTIDSLNGILLYIDEIHYLNKRQQQSILEFIENGDITLIGSTTENINFSIFKAILSRCITIEFKELTVDHIIESLKRAISLVKEEKSIQINYDITALKYISEVSSGDLRRALNTLELVINTYALHNSQEIFIDMEKAKECSQSKIINYDRNGDGHYNLLSYFQKSIRGSDPDASTHALARLVESGDLNAICRRLLVIASEDIGLAYPQAIVIVKACVDAALQLGFPEARIPLAQATVLLSILPKSNTAYTAINAALDDLHRLDVGTIPPHLCDTHANIAVHNKTKYLYPHDYPNHYVKQQYMPDNLKDKTYYEYGKNKFEQSIKDHWKKIKTQK
- a CDS encoding CAP domain-containing protein — its product is MDKPKLVKKLVVPVLTTALLFSTVVTANASTAKYTITNARVTTNYTVRTNTSFNNKYRFNAVRFVRNSAPATPEASAPENNSVEQPQVAETPAANQTTPPPAAPQQQPTPAETQPANPSTPAQNTSNARHALTAAEIEMVEYVNQARKQAGLKPLAIDVDLSYVARVKSKDMQDNNYFSHTSPTYGSPFDMMKNFGIQYRSAAENIAINSSVSGAHNAFMNSEGHRKNILNPNFTHIGIGIQNRHYTQMFIQK
- a CDS encoding CsxC family protein, yielding MLYKQSIKKQPNVVVAKYPKKEVCPPKKSDCVKVSNGSISTCENTPTPITAVTSGAVVKVPVVLAELTVQIDVSSIIDLPEKALEIKDIKKRLKITQCLLLQNTNKLFIKGFVRKNIEYATCDCANDQGFCGNIRHCTVDVPFECTTPVTFNGANPLPVIGTTREEFEYFRREDLKQPKFADKDELLSGDFSEFNQISTEFFNELPFCELISSRIVEFDEFLNRKRPEKSKLPFEEKYFDKIEEKMVIFVTLKVLQNQQVAVPAVDMVEDADCGC